From a single Candoia aspera isolate rCanAsp1 chromosome 2, rCanAsp1.hap2, whole genome shotgun sequence genomic region:
- the LOC134489203 gene encoding protein SPMIP1 isoform X2: MRGLLTTQEQDGWRELINKEAFCRVSWKAKYGCKYPQRLPNHGVSRQKCLLPAIYLPKEDSSSRNQEEAPPKGDQQQPLEEKRELSLQDPLPEMRVPTPETTQLLYKGFSHEGKGRQQYLKERMMKSPEEKFRYPVLSSWDYGWHLDYGL; the protein is encoded by the exons ATGAGGGGCCTGCTAACTACCCAGGAACAGGATGGCTGGAGGGAACTTATTAACAAGGAGGCTTTCTGCAGGGTCAGCTGGAAGGCAAAATATGGATGTAAATACCCCCAGCGCCTGCCCAATCATGGCGTTTCCAGGCAAAAGTGTTTGCTGCCTGCTATCTACCTTCCCAAGGAGGACTCAAGCTCTAGAAATCAAGAAGAAGCTCCACCAAAGGGAGACCAGCAGCAGCCACTGGAAGAGAAGAGGGAGCTGAGTCTTCAGGACCCTCTTCCAGAGATGAGGGTCCCAACCCCAGAGACCACGCAGCTGCTGTACAAGGGCTTCTCCCATGAAGGCAAAGGGAGGCAACAGTACCTCAAAGAGAGAATGATGAAGTCCCCTGAAGAAAAATTTCGCTACCCAGTGCTGTCTTCATGGGATTATGGTTGGCACTTAG ATTATGGATTGTGA
- the LOC134489203 gene encoding protein SPMIP1 isoform X3, with product MRGLLTTQEQDGWRELINKEAFCRVSWKAKYGCKYPQRLPNHGVSRQKCLLPAIYLPKEDSSSRNQEEAPPKGDQQQPLEEKRELSLQDPLPEMRVPTPETTQLLYKGFSHEGKGRQQYLKERMMKSPEEKFRYPVLSSWDYGWHLGDIVKDIKTPVHGKSCIVKDTFYFKNGIFYNPSKTDKLA from the exons ATGAGGGGCCTGCTAACTACCCAGGAACAGGATGGCTGGAGGGAACTTATTAACAAGGAGGCTTTCTGCAGGGTCAGCTGGAAGGCAAAATATGGATGTAAATACCCCCAGCGCCTGCCCAATCATGGCGTTTCCAGGCAAAAGTGTTTGCTGCCTGCTATCTACCTTCCCAAGGAGGACTCAAGCTCTAGAAATCAAGAAGAAGCTCCACCAAAGGGAGACCAGCAGCAGCCACTGGAAGAGAAGAGGGAGCTGAGTCTTCAGGACCCTCTTCCAGAGATGAGGGTCCCAACCCCAGAGACCACGCAGCTGCTGTACAAGGGCTTCTCCCATGAAGGCAAAGGGAGGCAACAGTACCTCAAAGAGAGAATGATGAAGTCCCCTGAAGAAAAATTTCGCTACCCAGTGCTGTCTTCATGGGATTATGGTTGGCACTTAG GAGACATTGTTAAGGACATCAAGACACCAGTTCATGGAAAATCTTGCATTGTAAAGGATACTTTCTACTTCAAAAATGGGATCTTCTATAATCCATCCAAAACTGACAAATTGGCATGA
- the LOC134489203 gene encoding protein SPMIP1 isoform X1: MRGLLTTQEQDGWRELINKEAFCRVSWKAKYGCKYPQRLPNHGVSRQKCLLPAIYLPKEDSSSRNQEEAPPKGDQQQPLEEKRELSLQDPLPEMRVPTPETTQLLYKGFSHEGKGRQQYLKERMMKSPEEKFRYPVLSSWDYGWHLGLEVWGYQLSTAPEPKVGYKSTK; encoded by the exons ATGAGGGGCCTGCTAACTACCCAGGAACAGGATGGCTGGAGGGAACTTATTAACAAGGAGGCTTTCTGCAGGGTCAGCTGGAAGGCAAAATATGGATGTAAATACCCCCAGCGCCTGCCCAATCATGGCGTTTCCAGGCAAAAGTGTTTGCTGCCTGCTATCTACCTTCCCAAGGAGGACTCAAGCTCTAGAAATCAAGAAGAAGCTCCACCAAAGGGAGACCAGCAGCAGCCACTGGAAGAGAAGAGGGAGCTGAGTCTTCAGGACCCTCTTCCAGAGATGAGGGTCCCAACCCCAGAGACCACGCAGCTGCTGTACAAGGGCTTCTCCCATGAAGGCAAAGGGAGGCAACAGTACCTCAAAGAGAGAATGATGAAGTCCCCTGAAGAAAAATTTCGCTACCCAGTGCTGTCTTCATGGGATTATGGTTGGCACTTAG GACTAGAAGTCTGGGGTTACCAGCTCTCGACTGCACCTGAaccaaaggtgggatataaatctaccaAATAA